A region from the Eleginops maclovinus isolate JMC-PN-2008 ecotype Puerto Natales chromosome 17, JC_Emac_rtc_rv5, whole genome shotgun sequence genome encodes:
- the cdkn1ba gene encoding cyclin-dependent kinase inhibitor 1Ba: MCNKMSDVRLSTASPTLERVDARQPENARPSVRRNLFGTPDPEELQRYFQSYAQEEVQRFTETYNFDPVNQRPLSPRNFDWQEDCDAPEFYTRQPHSRPRREEDLPGYNHQEGAEERSAQPDTVGSRKRRSGTSGPCSSECPGKRSHTDEEDDEDQSDRAGSQAVLASEERPSSAAVRTEGEK; this comes from the exons ATGTGCAACAAAATGTCAGATGTTCGCCTTTCTACCGCGAGCCCGACATTGGAGAGGGTGGATGCCCGTCAGCCGGAAAACGCGAGACCCTCGGTGCGCAGAAATCTTTTTGGCACACCGGACCCAGAGGAGCTACAGAGGTATTTTCAGTCTTATGCACAGGAAGAAGTGCAGCGTTTTACGGAGACCTATAATTTCGACCCTGTCAACCAGAGACCGCTCTCTCCGCGCAATTTCGACTGGCAGGAGGATTGCGACGCACCGGAGTTTTACACCCGGCAGCCTCACAGCAGACCCCGGCGAGAGGAAGACCTGCCCGGATACAACCACCAGGAGGGAGCCGAGGAGAGGTCGGCTCAACCAGACACAGTCGGTTCGAGAAAGAGGCGTTCGGGAACTTCAg GTCCCTGCTCCAGCGAGTGTCCTGGTAAAAGGTCGCAtactgatgaagaggatgatgaagacCAGTCGGACCGTGCAGGAAGTCAGGCGGTATTAGCCTCGGAGGAGAGACCCAGCAGTGCGGCGGTTAGAacggagggtgaaaagtga